TCGACGGCAAGCTGGTCACCACCAACCTGACCGACATCAACATGGGCTACGAGGAGTTCGTCGAGCACTCGTTCTACGAGGACTGGACCAAGACCGGGCCCCAGAAGTTCAAGACCGACCCCCTGGGCAACCCCCTGTCGCCTTACCACCCGTGGAACAAGACCACCATCCCCAAGCCCACGGCCACCAACTTCCGTGAGCGCTACACCTGGGACACGGCCCCCCGCTGGGACCGCAAGGTCATCGAGACGGGTGCCTACGGGGAGATCTGGGGCATCGCCTTGGCCCAGAAGATCCCCGACAACCCGTTCTTCGAGTCGACGGGCGACGGGGTGCGCATGCTCCTGCCCCGCCACGCCCTGCCCGAGACCGAGCTGTTCTGGGCCGTGCCCCGCACGCTCAACTGCTGGGAGCGCAACCGGGGCCGGGCCTACGCCATCCCCCTGGTGGCCACCATCGCCATGAACTGCCTGCTCCAGGCGTTCGAGTACTGGCGGGCCGGGGAGACCAAGGTGCACACGCCCTTCAAGATCCCCAAGGACCACCGCATCGGCGTGGGCTTCTGGGAGGCCGCTCGCGGTTTCCTGATCCACCACATCGAGATGGACAAGGGCAAGCTGGTCAACTACCAGATCACCACCCCGTCCACCCTCAACGCGGCCCCGACCGACCCGTTCGGCCAGCTCGGCCCCTACGAGGAGTGCGTGGTGGGCACGCCCCTGCTGGAGTCGGTCCCCGAGGACCAGATCAAGGGCATCGACGTTCTCCGGGCCGTGCGCAGCCTCAACCCGTGCATGCCCTGCACCACCCACATGGACACCGGCAAGGGCGTCATCGTGCGGGAGGTCAACTCCTGCGGCTGCACGTTCGAGTAGGCGGCCGTCAGGCCGCCAACCAGCGGCCATGTATCTTTCGTGACGCCCCCGCTATGGCGGGGGCGTCGCCTACTTTGGACCGATGACCGACACCGAGACCACAGCCGAGCCGACGGCCAAGCCCCGTAAGAAGCGGCGCGTCCTGGTGGCCGGGATCGGGCTGCCGTGGCTGCGCGACCTCGACTACGGCACGCAGTTCATCAGGCGGGTGGAGGGCGAGCAATGGCCCGAGGGCGTGTCGGTGGAAGACCTGTCGGTCTCGGGCCACCGGGTGCTCGACCGCCTGATGGAGTACCGCCCCCACAAGGTCGTCCTGGTGGGGGCCATGCCCCGCGACGTGGACCCCGCAGGCACCATCCGCCGCTACAAGCTGGACTTGGAGCTGCCCGAGGACGAGGACATCACCGAGAGGTTGGCCGAGTCGATCGGGGGGATCATCGACCTCGACCACATCCTGGCCATCTGCCGGTGGGGGAAGGGCTTCCCCCCCGATACCGTTGTCATAGAAGTGGAGCCGGGAGACCGATCCTTCGGCCTCGGCTTCTCCGAAGAAGTCGAGGAGACCGTCGACAAGGTGTTGGCGATGATCCGTGAGGAGCTTGGTATGAACGCTGAAGGGGTGATGGCGCCGTGAGCGACGTCGAGCAGCTCGGTTACCTCGAGATCATGCCCCGCGTCGGCGAACTGGCCGACGAGCTGTTGAGCCACCCCGACCACAAGGTCCGTGAGCAGGTGCAGGAGCTGCTCGACTGGGTCGACGTGTTCCACCGCGAGGGCCTGGGCCGGCTGGTGGAGATGATCCGGGCGTGGCGGGGCGAGGTGTTCCTGGAGAACGTGGGCGAGGACGAGATCGCCGGGCCCTTCTTGGGCATCTACGACCTCGGCGAGGTCGCCGACGGGCGTGACATCGCCGAGGCCGAAGAGGCCGTCGGGGCCGCCCTCGAGGAGCTGCGGGGCTTCGTGGAGTCCCACGGGGGCACCATCGCCCTCGAAGGGATCCGAGACGGGGTCGTCACCGTGCGCATGCTGGGTTCGTGCGACGGGTGCCCCAGCTCCAACGCCACCCTGACGGGCGGTGTGGAGGAGGCCCTGCGCCGCCACTGGCCCAACTTCCGCCGCTTGGAGGTCATCGACCCCGAGGCCGAGGCCGGCGCGGAGGGCAACGGCCACGGTGGCCACTCCCACGGGGCCGGGGCGGGGGCCGAACAGCCCGTCCAGCTCCTGCAGATCAGGGGGCACGAGCTTCAGTGAGCGAGGGGCTGCTCCAAGCTGACCAGATGGCCTACCGGGCCCGGGCGCTGGCCCAGTCCGAGCCGTTCACCGAGCTGGCCCGCCGCCTGCTCAACGAGGCCATGACCAAAGAGCGCGAGGCCCAGCCCGGCAACTTCGCGGTGTGGGCCAATGCGGCCTTCACCAAGGGCTATTGCGTCCGCAAGGTCGAGGAGGACGACGTCGAGCTGGCGTTCACGACCACGCCCGACGACGCCATGCCGCCCACCGAGAAGGTGGTGGCCGTCACCGACGAGCTCGTGGCCGCCCTGCGCAGCGAGGACAGCGACCTCGGCGACCACTTGATATCCGACGAGGGCCGGCTGTTCGACGTCCTCGACCAGGTCATCGGCTCGGAGGTCAACGTCCGCACCGACAACGCCGGCACCCTCAGCAGCCGGGCCCGGGTCGAGCTGGAGGACTACCTGACCTACTGGGTCGTGCGGGGCTACGCCCTGCGGGCGGCCGAGGCGGCCACCGGCGCCATTACCAAGGCGTGAGCGGCTGGGCCGGTCCCGGCGGTGCCGGCCGATGAGGATCCTGGTGGCGGGGGTGGGCAACGTGCTGCGGGCCGACGACGCCTTCGGGGTGGAGGTGGCCCGGCGTATGGCCACCATGAAGCTGCCCAAAGGTGTCAAGGTGGTCGAGACGGGGATCGGGGGGATGGCTCTGGTGCAGGAGTTGCAGAGGGGCTACGACGCCATGGTGGTGGCCGACTGCGTCGACCTCGGCCGCCCGCCCGGCCAGGTCATGATGATCCTGCCCGACGTGATCGACGTGAACCTGCTGTCGCTCGAGGAGCGCATGGACATGCTGGCCGACATGCACCTGGCCACCCCCGAACGGGTCTTCATGCTCAGCAAGGCACTGGGGGTGTTGCCCGACAAGCTCATGATGGTCGGTTGCCAACCCGAGGACCCCGAGACGCCCGGGCGGGCGATGTCCGAGCCCGTGACCCGAGCCATCGACATCGCCATCCGCGAGATACTCCGCCACATCGACGAATTGCGCAGCGAGGAGGAGACGGCGTCGGCCAGCCCGCCGCCGGCACCGTAATGTCAGCACAGGCCGCTATGTCAGACCGGGCAAACGCCATCCGTTCCCTGGAGGAGCAACTGGCGAGGACCCCCAAGGGGGCTCGCCCCCACGAGCACGCCGCCCTGTCCTACCGGCTGGGCCTGGCCTACGCCGAGTCGACGGGTACCCAGGCCGACGGCCTGCGCCGAGCCCTCACCTACTTCGACACTGCCGGGTCCATCTTCGACCCCCGCTTCGACCCGGTCGAGCACGCCCGGGTGCTCAACGCCGCCGGCGCGGCCCACCGGGGCCTGGGCAACCGCAAGAAGGCGGCCGAGCTGTTCGACAAGGCGGCCACGCTGTTCGAGGGCAAGGCGGGGCGGGAGGCCGAACTGGCGGCCGCCCTCAACAACCTGGGCCTGGTCCGCAGCGAGCAAGGCGACTTCGACGGGGCGGTGGAGGCCTTCGAACGAGCGGTCGGGCTGTTCGACACGGGTACGGCCGAGGGGCGGCGGGGCAAGGTGGCCACCCTTCACAACCGGGGCCAGGCCCACGCCGCCCAGGGCTCGGCCGAGGGGCTGGAAGCGGCCCTTTCGGACTACGCCGAGGCGTTGGGCGACGTCGACATCGACGAGGCCCCGTACCACTTCGCCCTCGTCCAGCACAGCCTGGGGGTGGCCCTCAGCGCCCTGGCCTCCCAGCTGGCCGACGAGCGCGAGCGCCTGCTCCAGGAGGCGGTGGCCGCTTTCAAGGAGTCGCTCACGGTCTTCACCAGGGGCACGATGCCCTACCAGTACTCGCTGGCCAAGCACAACCTCGGCCTGGCCTACGTGGGCCTGGGTGGGGTGGCCAACCTGCGGCGGGCTCTGGCGTCGTTCGAGGACACGGTCAGCATGCTCGACACCCGGGTGCACGGGGACGCCTGGCGCCAGGCCTACGCCAGCCTGGAGCGCACTGAGAACGACCTCAAGGTCGAGTTCCCGGCCATGACCCGAGTCGACCACTTCGTCAACCTCCTGGCCCAGGTCAAGGCGGACGAGCGCATCGCCCTGCTGCGTGAGCGGGTCTTCCACCTGATGGCGCTCTCCGAGCCCCAGCGCAGCCAGTTCCTCATAGAGCTCGATCTGGCCATGGCCCTGCTGGGCGGAAAGAAGGCCCGGGCCATCATGGAGGACGAGCTGAGCATCACGATCGAGTTGCCCAACGAACGGCTGGAGGTCGCCCTCACAGCTCGCCACAAGGCCCACCGGGAGATCGCCGACGACGAGCTCCGGATCGAGGCCGACACCGCTCTCGACCATGCCATCGGTGAGGCACTGGGCGGCCCTCAGCGGGTCCTGGTCCGCGACTACCTCGAAAGCATCGGATGGGAGCGCCCATGAGCGAGCACCGGAGCGCAGCGCAGGCGTGCCCATGAGCGAGCACCGGAGCGCAGCGCAGGCGCGCAGCTCCCAGCCAGCAATCATGGGACCGCCCCTGAAAGGGGCGTGCCCATGAGCGAGTTCAGTGGGGACTTCGACTTCACGGGCGACCTCATGGGCACACCCCCCGTCCAGCCGTCGAACGGTGGCAACGGCCACGCCGCGGAGGCCGAACCGGTCGACTTCGAGGGGGCCCT
This is a stretch of genomic DNA from Actinomycetota bacterium. It encodes these proteins:
- a CDS encoding NifU family protein — protein: MSDVEQLGYLEIMPRVGELADELLSHPDHKVREQVQELLDWVDVFHREGLGRLVEMIRAWRGEVFLENVGEDEIAGPFLGIYDLGEVADGRDIAEAEEAVGAALEELRGFVESHGGTIALEGIRDGVVTVRMLGSCDGCPSSNATLTGGVEEALRRHWPNFRRLEVIDPEAEAGAEGNGHGGHSHGAGAGAEQPVQLLQIRGHELQ
- a CDS encoding nickel-dependent hydrogenase large subunit; this encodes DGKLVTTNLTDINMGYEEFVEHSFYEDWTKTGPQKFKTDPLGNPLSPYHPWNKTTIPKPTATNFRERYTWDTAPRWDRKVIETGAYGEIWGIALAQKIPDNPFFESTGDGVRMLLPRHALPETELFWAVPRTLNCWERNRGRAYAIPLVATIAMNCLLQAFEYWRAGETKVHTPFKIPKDHRIGVGFWEAARGFLIHHIEMDKGKLVNYQITTPSTLNAAPTDPFGQLGPYEECVVGTPLLESVPEDQIKGIDVLRAVRSLNPCMPCTTHMDTGKGVIVREVNSCGCTFE
- a CDS encoding tetratricopeptide repeat protein is translated as MSDRANAIRSLEEQLARTPKGARPHEHAALSYRLGLAYAESTGTQADGLRRALTYFDTAGSIFDPRFDPVEHARVLNAAGAAHRGLGNRKKAAELFDKAATLFEGKAGREAELAAALNNLGLVRSEQGDFDGAVEAFERAVGLFDTGTAEGRRGKVATLHNRGQAHAAQGSAEGLEAALSDYAEALGDVDIDEAPYHFALVQHSLGVALSALASQLADERERLLQEAVAAFKESLTVFTRGTMPYQYSLAKHNLGLAYVGLGGVANLRRALASFEDTVSMLDTRVHGDAWRQAYASLERTENDLKVEFPAMTRVDHFVNLLAQVKADERIALLRERVFHLMALSEPQRSQFLIELDLAMALLGGKKARAIMEDELSITIELPNERLEVALTARHKAHREIADDELRIEADTALDHAIGEALGGPQRVLVRDYLESIGWERP
- a CDS encoding hydrogenase maturation protease, with the protein product MTDTETTAEPTAKPRKKRRVLVAGIGLPWLRDLDYGTQFIRRVEGEQWPEGVSVEDLSVSGHRVLDRLMEYRPHKVVLVGAMPRDVDPAGTIRRYKLDLELPEDEDITERLAESIGGIIDLDHILAICRWGKGFPPDTVVIEVEPGDRSFGLGFSEEVEETVDKVLAMIREELGMNAEGVMAP
- a CDS encoding hydrogenase maturation protease, which translates into the protein MRILVAGVGNVLRADDAFGVEVARRMATMKLPKGVKVVETGIGGMALVQELQRGYDAMVVADCVDLGRPPGQVMMILPDVIDVNLLSLEERMDMLADMHLATPERVFMLSKALGVLPDKLMMVGCQPEDPETPGRAMSEPVTRAIDIAIREILRHIDELRSEEETASASPPPAP